From the genome of Synchiropus splendidus isolate RoL2022-P1 chromosome 17, RoL_Sspl_1.0, whole genome shotgun sequence, one region includes:
- the LOC128748082 gene encoding odorant receptor 131-2-like gives MVSNSSVAVELQSELERIMVSVFTGVPCVVLLTINAIILFTLRSKQVFRETSRYVLLTNLLVADSLFMMMSQILYILANCRVFLTYPVCGTLILFAMLTDSIFPLTLAEMSIERYVAVCFPLRHSSIVTLRSTAAAIALVWAFSFVNVLIRVVLMCEFPFEELDSLDMNAICNTFVVVLSPVAAEYDRVYNILLFSTAGFTMTSTFIAVLITARSASVERNSVRKVQNTLLLHMIQLVLGLSYRIFIPVSVALFQVMSWISFVRMMNVMYLLVILLPRCLSSLIYGLRDQTIRPVLLSNLCCGFTLAARNQIS, from the coding sequence ATGGTGTCTAACAGCAGTGTGGCTGTGGAGCTGcagtcagagctggagcgaATCATGGTTTCAGTTTTCACTGGTGTGCCGTGTGTTGTGCTGCTAACCATTAATGCCATCATTCTGTTCACCCTGAGGAGTAAACAAGTGTTTCGGGAGACGTCCCGCTATGTTCTTCTGACTAACCTTCTGGTTGCAGACAGTCTTTTCATGATGATGAGTCAGATCCTGTACATTCTGGCTAACTGCAGAGTGTTCTTAACATATCCTGTTTGTGGCACATTAATCCTCTTTGCCATGCTGACAGACAGCATCTTTCCTCTCACACTGGCTGAGATGTCTATAGAGAGatatgtggctgtgtgttttcctctcagacactcctccatcgtcaccttgagatccacagcagcagccatcgctCTTGTGTGGGCTTTCTCTTTTGTCAATGTTCTGATCCGTGTTGTGCTGATGTGTGAGTTCCCATTTGAAGAACTGGACAGTCTGGACATGAATGCAATTTGTAACACATTTGTCGTTGTCTTGTCTCCAGTGGCTGCTGAATATGATCGAGTCTACAACatcttgttgttttccacagcaggtTTTACCATGACGTCCACTTTTATTGCAGTCTTAATCACAGCCAGGTCGGCCTCAGTGGAAAGAAATTCAGTCCGTAAAGTTCAGAatactctgctgctgcacatgatccAGCTGGTGCTCGGTCTCTCCTACAGAATATTTATTCCTGTGTCTGTGGCTCTTTTTCAAGTGATGAGCTGGATCAGTTTTGTCCGTATGATGAATGTCATGTATTTGTTGGTTATTCTTCTCCCCAGATGTCTAAGCTCCCTCATCTATGGTCTCAGAGACCAGACCATCAGACCCGTCCTCTTGTCTAATCTCTGCTGTGGATTCACACTAGCTGCAAGGAATCAGATCTCATAG
- the LOC128748084 gene encoding odorant receptor 131-2-like has protein sequence MVSNSSVAVELQSELERIMVSVFTGVPCAALLTINAIILFTLRSKQVFRETSRYVLLTNLLVADSLFMMISQILYILANCRVFLTYPVCGTLILYTFLTESIFPLTLAEMSIERYVAVCFPLRHSSIVTLRSTAAAIALVWAFSFVNVLIRVVLMCEFPFEELDSMDMSRICDSFVVLIVPVAAEYDRVYNILLFSTAGFTVTSTFIAVLITARSASVERNSVRKVQNTLLLHMIQLVLGLSSRIFIPVSVALFQVMSWISFVRMMNVMYVLVALLPRCLSSLIYGLRDQTIRPVLLSNLCCGFTRAVNNQIS, from the coding sequence ATGGTGTCTAACAGCAGTGTGGCTGTGGAGCTGcagtcagagctggagcgaATCATggtctctgttttcactggtgtTCCGTGTGCTGCCCTGCTAACCATTAATGCCATCATTCTGTTCACCCTGAGGAGTAAACAAGTGTTTCGGGAAACGTCCCGCTATGTTCTTCTGACTAACCTTCTTGTTGCAGACAGTCTTTTCATGATGATCAGTCAGATCCTGTACATTCTGGCTAACTGCAGAGTTTTCTTAACATATCCTGTGTGTGGCACATTAATCCTGTATACTTTTCTAACAGAGAGCATCTTTCCTCTCACACTGGCTGAGATGTCTATAGAGAGatatgtggctgtgtgttttcctctcagacactcctccatcgtcaccttgagatccacagcagcagccatcgctCTAGTGTGGGCTTTCTCTTTTGTCAATGTTCTGATCCGTGTTGTGCTGATGTGTGAGTTCCCATTTGAAGAACTGGACAGTATGGACATGTCAAGGATTTGTGActcatttgttgtgttgatAGTTCCAGTTGCTGCTGAATATGATCGAGTCTACAACatcttgttgttttccacagcaggtTTTACCGTGACGTCCACTTTTATTGCAGTCTTAATCACAGCCAGGTCGGCCTCAGTGGAAAGAAATTCAGTCCGTAAAGTTCAGAatactctgctgctgcacatgatccAGCTGGTGCTTGGTCTCTCCTCCAGAATATTTATTCCTGTGTCTGTGGCTCTTTTTCAAGTGATGAGCTGGATCAGTTTTGTCCGTATGATGAATGTCATGTATGTGTTGGTTGCTCTTCTCCCCAGATGTCTAAGCTCCCTCATCTATGGTCTCAGAGACCAGACCATCAGACCCGTCCTCTTGTCTAATCTCTGCTGTGGATTCACTCGAGCTGTAAATAATCAGATCTCATAG
- the LOC128748083 gene encoding odorant receptor 131-2-like has translation MVSNSSVAVQRQSELERIMVSVFTSVPCAALLTINAIILFTLRSKQVFRETSRYVLLTNLLVADSLFMMMSQILYILANCRVFLTYPVCGTLILYTFLTESIFPLTLAEMSIERYVAVCFPLRHSSIVTMRSTAAAIAVVWAFSCVNVLIRVALMCQFPFEELDSLDMNAICNTFVVVLSPVAAEYDRVYNILLFSTAGFTMTSTFIAVLITARSASVERNSVRKVQNTLLLHMIQLVLGLSSRIFIPVSVTLFPVMRWISFVRMMNVMYVLVVLLPRCLSSLIYGLRDQTIRPVLLSNLCFGFTLAARNQIS, from the coding sequence ATGGTGTCTAACAGCAGTGTGGCTGTGCAGcgtcagtcagagctggagcgaATCATGGTCTCTGTTTTCACTAGCGTGCCGTGTGCTGCGCTGCTAACCATTAATGCCATCATTCTGTTCACCCTGAGGAGTAAACAAGTGTTTCGGGAGACGTCCCGCTATGTTCTTCTGACTAACCTTCTTGTTGCAGACAGTCTTTTCATGATGATGAGTCAGATCCTGTACATTCTGGCTAACTGCAGAGTTTTCTTAACATATCCTGTGTGTGGCACATTAATCCTGTATACTTTTCTAACAGAGAGCATCTTTCCTCTCACACTGGCTGAGATGTCTATAGAGAGatatgtggctgtgtgttttcctctcagacactcctccatcgtcaccatgagatccacagcagcagccatcgctGTAGTGTGGGCTTTCTCTTGTGTCAATGTTCTGATCCGTGTTGCGCTGATGTGTCAGTTTCCATTTGAAGAACTGGACAGTCTGGACATGAATGCAATTTGTAACACATTTGTCGTTGTCTTGTCTCCAGTGGCTGCTGAATATGATCGAGTCTACAACatcttgttgttttccacagcaggtTTTACCATGACGTCCACTTTTATTGCAGTCTTAATCACAGCCAGGTCGGCCTCAGTGGAAAGAAATTCAGTCCGTAAAGTTCAGAatactctgctgctgcacatgatccAGCTGGTGCTCGGTCTCTCCTCCAGAATATTCATTCCTGTGTCCGTGACTCTTTTTCCAGTCATGCGCTGGATCAGTTTTGTCCGTATGATGAATGTCATGTATGTGTTGGTTGTTCTTCTCCCCAGATGTCTAAGCTCCCTCATCTATGGTCTCAGAGACCAGACCATCAGACCCGTCCTCTTGTCTAATCTCTGCTTTGGATTCACACTAGCTGCAAGGAATCAGATCTCATAG
- the LOC128748079 gene encoding odorant receptor 131-2-like, producing MIKNKEHAFYNNTELKQEPLFEISSTSVALCFGKHQQLYSLVSVAVERQSELERILVSVFTGVPCVVLLTVNAIILFTLRSKQVFRETSRYVLLTNLLISDSTYMLLSQVVYILANCRVFLSYPVCGVLILSIALPQSVPPLTLAVMSIERYVAVCFPLRHSSIVTMRSTAAAIALVWAFSCVNVLIRVALINEFPFEELKTLQMSRVCDTFVMFLIPAAAVYDRAFNILVFAAAGFVVISSFIAILFAARSASTNKRSARKAQNTLLLHMIQLVLILTSRIFSPVSVFLFQVMSWISFVRMMNVMYVLVVLLPRCLSSLIYGLRDQTIRPVLLSNLCCGVKLAAKTQISS from the exons atgatAAAGAATAAGGAACATGCTTTTTACAATAATACTGAACTAAAACAGGAACCTCTCTTCGAAATTTCATCAACTTCGGTTGCATTATGTTTTGGAAAACATCAACAATTGTATTCTCTGGT CAGTGTGGCTGTGGAGcgtcagtcagagctggagcgaATCCTggtctctgttttcactggtgtGCCGTGTGTTGTGCTGCTAACCGTTAATGCCATCATTCTGTTCACCCTGAGGAGTAAACAAGTGTTTCGGGAGACGTCCCGCTATGTTCTTCTGACTAACCTTCTCATTTCTGATTCCACCTACATGCTTCTGAGTCAGGTGGTGTACATCTTGGCCAATTGCAGAGTTTTTCTGTCCTATCCTGTGTGTGGAGTTCTGATTCTGTCCATAGCCCTTCCTCAAAGCGTTCCTCCTCTCACGCTGGCTGTGATGTCTATAGAGAGatatgtggctgtgtgttttcctctcagacactcctccatcgtcaccatgagatccacagcagcagccatcgctCTAGTGTGGGCTTTCTCTTGTGTCAATGTTCTGATCCGTGTAGCATTAATTAATGAGTTTCCATTTGAAGAACTGAAAACCTTACAAATGTCCAGAGTTTGCGACACATTTGTTATGTTTCTGATTCCAGCGGCTGCTGTGTATGATCGAGCATTTAACATCTTAGTGTTTGCTGCAGCAGGTTTTGTGGTTATTTCTAGTTTTATCGCAATTTTATTTGCAGCCAGGTCGGCCTCAACTAACAAGAGATCAGCCCGGAAGGCTCAGAatactctgctgctgcacatgatccAGCTGGTGCTCATTCTCACCTCCAGAATATTCAGTCCTGTctcagtgtttctttttcaagtGATGAGCTGGATCAGTTTTGTCCGGATGATGAATGTCATGTATGTGTTGGTTGTTCTTCTCCCCAGATGTCTAAGCTCCCTCATCTATGGTCTCAGAGACCAGACCATCAGACCCGTTCTCTTGTCTAATCTCTGCTGTGGAGTCAAACTAGCTGCAAAGACTCAGATCTCATCGTAG
- the LOC128748085 gene encoding odorant receptor 131-2-like gives MVSNSSVTVQRQSELERIMVSVFTSVPCAALLTINAIILFTLRSKQVFRETSRYVLLTNLLVADSLFMMVSQILYILANCRVFLTYPVCGTLVLYAILTESIFPLTLAEMSIERYVAVCFPLRHSSIVTMRSTAAAIAVVWAFSCVNVLIRVVLMCQFPFEELDSMDMNAICNTFVVVLSPVAAEYDRVYNILLFSTAGFTMTSTFIAVLITARSASAERNSVRKVQNTLLLHMIQLVLGLSSRIFIPLSVTLYPVMRWISFVRMMNVMYVLVVLLPRCLSSLIYGLRDQTIRPVLLSNLCFGFTLAARNQIS, from the coding sequence ATGGTGTCTAACAGCAGTGTGACTGTGCAGcgtcagtcagagctggagcgaATCATGGTCTCTGTTTTCACTAGTGTGCCGTGTGCTGCGCTGCTAACCATTAATGCCATCATTCTGTTCACCCTGAGGAGTAAACAAGTGTTTCGAGAAACGTCCCGCTATGTTCTTCTGACTAACCTTCTTGTTGCAGACTCTCTTTTCATGATGGTGAGTCAGATCCTGTACATTCTGGCTAACTGCAGAGTTTTCTTAACATATCCTGTGTGTGGCACATTAGTCCTGTATGCTATTCTAACAGAGAGCATCTTTCCTCTCACACTGGCTGAGATGTCTATAGAGAGatatgtggctgtgtgttttcctctcagacactcctccatcgtcaccatgagatccacagcagcagccatcgctGTAGTGTGGGCTTTCTCTTGTGTCAATGTTCTGATCCGTGTTGTGCTGATGTGTCAGTTTCCATTTGAAGAACTGGACAGTATGGACATGAATGCAATTTGTAACACCTTTGTTGTTGTCTTGTCTCCAGTGGCTGCTGAATATGATCGAGTCTACAACatcttgttgttttccacagcaggtTTTACCATGACGTCCACTTTTATTGCAGTCTTAATCACAGCCAGGTCGGCCTCAGCGGAAAGAAATTCAGTCCGTAAAGTTCAGAatactctgctgctgcacatgatccAGCTGGTGCTCGGTCTCTCCTCCAGAATATTCATTCCTTTGTCCGTGACTCTTTATCCAGTCATGCGCTGGATCAGTTTTGTCCGGATGATGAATGTCATGTATGTGTTGGTTGTTCTTCTCCCCAGATGTCTAAGCTCCCTCATCTATGGTCTCAGAGACCAGACCATCAGACCCGTCCTCTTGTCTAATCTCTGCTTTGGATTCACACTAGCTGCAAGGAATCAGATCTCATAG
- the LOC128748081 gene encoding odorant receptor 131-2-like, with translation MVSNSSVAEELQSEMERIMVSVFTGVPCAALLTVNAIILFTLRSKQVFRETSRYVLLTNLLVADSLFMMISQILYILANCRVFLTYPVCGTLILYTFLTESIFPLTLAVMSVERYVAVCFPLRHSSIVTLRSTAAAIALVWAFSFVNVLIRVVLMCEFPFEELDSMDMSRICDSFVVLVVPVAAEYDRIYNLLLFSTAGFTMTSTFIAVLITARSASVERNSVRKVQNTLLLHMIQLVLGLSSRIFIPVSVALFQVMSWISFVRMMNVMYVLVILLPRCLSSLIYGLRDQTIRPVLMSNLCCGFTRAVNNQIS, from the coding sequence ATGGTGTCTAACAGCAGTGTGGCTGAGGAGCTGCAGTCAGAGATGGAGCGAATCATggtctctgttttcactggtgtGCCGTGTGCTGCGCTGCTAACCGTTAATGCCATCATTCTGTTCACCCTGAGGAGTAAACAAGTGTTTCGGGAAACGTCCCGCTATGTTCTTCTGACTAACCTTCTTGTTGCAGACAGTCTGTTCATGATGATCAGTCAGATCCTGTACATTCTGGCTAACTGCAGAGTTTTCTTAACATATCCTGTGTGTGGCACATTAATCCTGTATACTTTTCTAACAGAGAGCATCTTTCCTCTCACACTGGCTGTGATGTCTGTAGAGAGatatgtggctgtgtgttttcctctcagacactcctccatcgtcaccttgagatccacagcagcagccatcgctCTAGTGTGGGCTTTCTCTTTTGTCAATGTTCTGATCCGTGTTGTGCTGATGTGTGAGTTCCCATTTGAAGAACTGGACAGTATGGACATGTCAAGGATTTGTGActcatttgttgtgttggtAGTTCCAGTGGCTGCTGAATATGATCGAATCTACAACctcttgttgttttccacagcaggtTTTACCATGACGTCCACTTTTATTGCAGTCTTAATCACAGCCAGGTCGGCCTCAGTGGAAAGAAATTCAGTCCGTAAAGTTCAGAatactctgctgctgcacatgatccAATTGGTGCTCGGTCTCTCCTCCAGAATATTTATTCCTGTGTCTGTGGCTCTTTTTCAAGTGATGAGCTGGATCAGTTTTGTCCGGATGATGAATGTCATGTATGTGTTGGTTATTCTTCTTCCCAGATGTCTAAGCTCCCTCATCTATGGTCTCAGAGACCAGACCATCAGACCCGTCCTCATGTCTAATCTCTGCTGTGGATTCACTCGAGCTGTAAATAATCAGATCTCATAG
- the LOC128748080 gene encoding odorant receptor 131-2-like produces MVSNSSVAVELQSELERIMVSVFTSVPCAALLTINAIILFTLRSKQVFRETSRYVLLTNLLVADTLYMMMSQILYIMANSRVFLTYPVCGTLVLYAILTETIFPLTLAEMSIERYVAVCFPLRHSSIVTLRSTAAAIALVWAFSFVNVLIRVVLMCQFPFEELDSLEMSRICDSFVVLVVPVAAEYDRVYNLLLFSTAGFTVTSTFIAVLITARSASVERNSVRKVQNALLLHMIQLVLGLSYRIFIPVSVTLFQVMSWISFVRMMNVMYVLVILLPRCLSSLIYGLRDQTIRPVLLSNLCCGFTRAVNNQIS; encoded by the coding sequence ATGGTGTCTAACAGCAGTGTGGCTGTGGAGCTGcagtcagagctggagcgaATCATGGTCTCTGTTTTCACTAGTGTGCCGTGTGCTGCGCTGCTAACCATTAATGCCATCATTCTGTTCACCCTGAGGAGTAAACAAGTGTTTCGGGAGACGTCCCGCTATGTTCTTCTGACTAAccttcttgttgcagacactCTTTACATGATGATGAGTCAGATCCTGTACATTATGGCTAACAGCAGAGTTTTCTTAACATATCCTGTGTGTGGCACATTAGTCCTGTATGCTATTCTAACAGAGACCATCTTTCCTCTCACACTGGCTGAGATGTCTATAGAGAGatatgtggctgtgtgttttcctctcagacactcctccatcgtcaccttgagatccacagcagcagccatcgctCTAGTGTGGGCTTTCTCTTTTGTCAATGTTCTGATCCGTGTTGTGCTGATGTGTCAGTTCCCATTTGAAGAACTGGACAGTCTGGAGATGTCAAGGATTTGTGACTCTTTTGTTGTGTTGGTAGTTCCAGTGGCTGCTGAATATGATCGAGTCTACAACctcttgttgttttccacagcaggtTTTACCGTGACCTCCACTTTTATTGCAGTCTTAATCACAGCCAGGTCGGCCTCAGTGGAAAGAAATTCAGTCCGTAAAGTTCAGaatgctctgctgctgcacatgatccAGCTGGTGCTTGGTCTCTCCTACAGAATATTCATTCCTGTGTCTGTGACTCTTTTTCAAGTGATGAGCTGGATCAGTTTTGTCCGTATGATGAATGTCATGTATGTGTTGGTTATTCTTCTTCCCAGATGTCTAAGCTCCCTCATCTATGGTCTCAGAGACCAGACCATCAGACCCGTCCTCTTGTCTAATCTCTGCTGTGGATTCACTCGAGCTGTAAATAATCAGATCTCATAG
- the LOC128748078 gene encoding odorant receptor 131-2-like, translating to MVSNSSVAVQRQSELERLVLSVFTSVPCVVLLSFNVIILFTLRSRQVFRETSRYVLLTNLLVADTLYLLVSLVLYILANCRVFLTYPVCGTLILYTFLTESIFPLTLAEMSVERYVAVCFPLRHSSIVTMRSTAAAIALVWAFSFVNVLIRVVLMCQFPFEELDSLEMNANCNRFVALLTPVAAEYDRVYNIFVFSVSGLIIMFSFIAVMITARSTSTDRNSARKARSTVLLHMIQLGLGLSPRISLPVSVVLFQVMSWINYVRLMNVTYVLIMLLPRGLSPLIYGLRDQAIRPILLSNLCCGLTLSVKNQISS from the coding sequence ATGGTGTCCAACAGCAGTGTGGCTGTGCAGcgtcagtcagagctggagcgaTTAGTGCTGTCTGTATTCACCAGTGTGCCATGTGTTGTGCTGCTATCTTTTAATGTCATCATTCTGTTCACCCTGAGGAGTAGACAAGTGTTTCGGGAGACGTCCCGCTATGTTCTTCTGACTAAccttcttgttgcagacactCTCTACTTGTTGGTCAGTCTGGTTCTGTACATTCTGGCTAACTGCAGAGTTTTCTTAACATATCCTGTGTGTGGCACATTAATCCTGTATACTTTTCTAACAGAGAGCATCTTTCCTCTCACACTGGCTGAGATGTCTGTAGAGAGatatgtggctgtgtgttttcctctcagacactcctccatcgtcaccatgagatccacagcagcagccatcgctCTAGTGTGGGCTTTCTCTTTTGTCAATGTTCTGATCCGTGTTGTGCTGATGTGTCAGTTTCCATTTGAAGAACTGGACAGTCTGGAGATGAATGCAAATTGTAACAGATTCGTAGCACTGTTGACTCCAGTTGCTGCTGAATACGATCGTGTATACAAcatctttgtgttttctgtctcaggtttaataataatgtttagcTTTATTGCAGTGATGATCACAGCCAGGTCGACTTCAACTGACAGAAATTCTGCCCGGAAGGCTCGGAGTACTGtgctgctgcacatgatccAGCTGGGGCTCGGTCTGTCCCCCAGAATATCCCTTCCTGTGTCCGTAGTTCTTTTTCAAGTGATGAGCTGGATCAATTACGTACGTCTCATGAATGTCACATATGTGTTGATTATGCTTCTACCCAGAGGTTTGAGTCCTCTCATCTATGGCCTCAGGGATCAGGCCATCAGACCCATCCTCCTGTCGAATCTCTGCTGTGGACTCACACTGAGTGTAAAGAATCAGATCTCATCATAG